In Paramicrobacterium humi, the genomic stretch GTGGATGACGACGAACGGTCCGCGCCACAAGAAGCTCATGGTGCACCGCGGCGTCTCACCGCTCGTCTTCATCCCGCAGTCGACCCTCTCCACGAAGGTCGCACGGGAGCTGCAGCCCGTGAACGTTCCCCACGCGGATGCCGTCTTCAATGTGTCGCGGTCCGCGCTCATGATCGCCGCAATGCTGCAGAGTCCCGAACTCCTCTTCCAGGCGACCGAGGACAAGCTCCACCAGAACTACAGGGCGTCGGCGATGCCGGAGACCGCGGAGCTCGTCGCGCTCCTCCGCGCGAACGGTTATCCGGCCGTCGTCTCGGGTGCGGGGCCGTCCGTGCTCGTGCTCTGCGACGGGCCCGGTCCTCGGCTCGAAGCGGCGGAACTCGTCAGCCGCCACGCCACCGTACCGTGGGAGGCGCGAATGCTGGCCGTGGACTTCAAGGGTGCTACAGTAGTAGCGATCTCATAGGGAACCACCCACCCGGGTGAATCTGGCCTTCGGATCATTCACCAAATCACCGCCCTCATCTCGCATGCCTTCGTGTTCCCGCACGAAGAGCGGTCCCCGTCTGTGGGGCAACCGTAGCGGTCTGAGTGGCGATCCCTGGCGCGACATCGTTCGCCAGCATGGGAAAGGACAACTCTCCATTGACAGACGTAGGACTCCGCGCGAACGACGCGGACACCGGCGCTGACCTCTCGACGCTGAAGGTGGCCGAGCTGCAGAAGCTCGCCGCGAGCCTCGGCATCCTGGGCGCCTCCAAGCTCCGCAAGGGCGACCTTGTGGCCGCCATCACCGCCAAGCGGGGTGAATCGACAGACGCCGGCGCCGACGCGGCGGCTCCGCAACAGCAGGCGCAGCAGCCTGACGCCGGCACCGAGGAGCCCCAGGGCACTCAGCAGGCTGAGCCGGAGGCGCAGCAGCAGGCGCCGACGCGCCGGCCCTCGCGCCGCGTATCGACTGCGGTGCTCGACACCTCGATGCACGCCGCCGCGGATGTGAGCGACGAGAACGTCAGCCGCGCGACGACGACGCCCGAGCAGGCTGCGGAGTCGGTGCTTGACGCCCCCACGGACAGCGAAGCCGCTGCGCCGCGTCAGGACCGGCAGCGCGACCAGAACGGCAAGCGCGCGCAGGACAAGAACCGTGACCGCCAGGGCGGCCAGGACAAGAACCGCGACGAGCAGCAGGCCTCGGACAAGAACGCCGACGAGCAGAAGGGCGAGAAGGAGCAGAACCGCTCCGAGTCGGCCGACGGCGACGGCAACAACGAGCAGCGGGAACGCCGCAACAAGCGCAACGGGCGCCGCCGCGGTCGCAAGGGCGACGGTGACGGTGAGAACGGCCAGCAGGGCGAGTCCGCCGGTGCCGAGTCGACACAGGGCGGCAACAACGAGTCGTCGAACGACGACCAGTCCGACGCCGACGGCAACGACAACCAGCAGCGTCGCAACC encodes the following:
- the thrB gene encoding homoserine kinase, which gives rise to MTLLGRSVAVKVPATSANLGPGFDTLGLALSMYDELTVTAVPGSDVTVDVTGVGEGVVPTDASNLVASSILATFAAVRQPAPGLHIAASNSIPHGRGLGSSGAAVVAGIAAAKGLLQGVADFDADLLLGIATELEGHPDNVAPALFGGLTIAWMTTNGPRHKKLMVHRGVSPLVFIPQSTLSTKVARELQPVNVPHADAVFNVSRSALMIAAMLQSPELLFQATEDKLHQNYRASAMPETAELVALLRANGYPAVVSGAGPSVLVLCDGPGPRLEAAELVSRHATVPWEARMLAVDFKGATVVAIS